From the Anaerolineales bacterium genome, one window contains:
- a CDS encoding AraC family transcriptional regulator, producing MKRKNRPPIAVSVSVLSQLLRYLKHLDADIDGIFQSAGVDPSFLHDPDSHIPVETYIAIQEEAASTTQDPCFGLHMGEFAEPGSWSILGYMMMNCQTLSEAAEKSARYSKIVGNLIQMKAQLGWGKVKVILSTPKYAPALSRHCYESTLSSTVRMGRSLTGKQIDPLEVCFDYSQPASISEYERIFRSPVLFGQRQTSITFDTRVGNTPLLQPNRNLLEQFENYAREYLAEIEGIDKTTRAVTKHILARLDSKDLKLGSIADEMSMSVRTLQNHLKSEGVVFRELLEDTRVRLAKKYLCENYTVEDITYLLGFSEPSVFRKAFKKWSGSTPREYRETALMRDARGMN from the coding sequence ATGAAGAGAAAGAACAGACCCCCGATTGCCGTTTCTGTATCGGTGCTCTCGCAGCTGCTCCGCTATTTAAAACATCTCGACGCGGACATCGACGGGATCTTTCAGTCCGCAGGAGTAGATCCCAGCTTTCTACATGATCCGGATAGCCACATCCCGGTTGAAACCTATATCGCCATCCAGGAAGAGGCCGCAAGCACCACCCAGGATCCCTGTTTTGGATTGCACATGGGGGAGTTTGCCGAACCCGGCAGTTGGTCGATTCTCGGGTACATGATGATGAACTGCCAAACACTCAGCGAAGCCGCAGAAAAATCGGCGCGGTACTCGAAGATCGTGGGAAATCTGATCCAAATGAAGGCACAGCTCGGCTGGGGAAAGGTAAAGGTGATCCTTTCGACACCGAAATACGCACCCGCTCTCTCGCGGCACTGTTACGAATCCACACTCTCAAGTACTGTGCGCATGGGCAGGAGCCTTACGGGCAAGCAGATCGATCCCCTGGAGGTTTGCTTCGACTACTCACAACCCGCATCGATCAGCGAATACGAAAGGATTTTCCGCTCCCCGGTTCTGTTTGGTCAGAGGCAGACTTCCATCACATTCGATACCCGTGTAGGAAACACACCCCTGCTGCAGCCCAATCGAAACCTGCTGGAGCAGTTCGAAAACTACGCGCGGGAATATCTCGCGGAAATCGAAGGGATCGATAAAACGACCCGAGCCGTGACCAAACACATCCTCGCCCGGTTGGACAGCAAGGATCTCAAGTTGGGCAGCATCGCCGACGAAATGTCGATGAGCGTACGCACGCTGCAGAATCACTTGAAAAGCGAAGGGGTTGTCTTTCGAGAACTTCTCGAAGACACGCGCGTGCGGTTGGCGAAAAAGTACTTGTGTGAGAATTACACGGTCGAAGATATCACCTATCTGCTCGGTTTCTCCGAACCCAGTGTGTTCAGAAAGGCCTTCAAGAAATGGTCGGGAAGCACACCCCGTGAGTATCGAGAGACGGCCTTAATGAGAGACGCTCGCGGAATGAATTGA
- a CDS encoding DUF6062 family protein, with product MDSKIKQVLPKIDLKIGRSDRKDSKPFSYYDLIDVLEHPGCPVCNLLVQKSDRYLDSIFSEMLLNPETQQAFRERRGLCALHSARATEYIGGSLEIAMLYTVGLEEVVNAFMADSPNGNGGWLQNFTARSQSALENHLAPSGACAVCSYMVECEQRYIETLGKYISDRKLEKAFEASEGLCLPHFRIALREINEDPARDLLVALQKSIWTELKRDLDSFIAKSNYLHQHEINPREGESWRRVMRIAGKSGVFGPDRF from the coding sequence GTGGATTCGAAAATCAAACAAGTGCTGCCGAAGATTGACCTGAAAATCGGTCGAAGCGATCGAAAAGACTCGAAACCTTTCAGTTACTACGATCTGATCGACGTGCTCGAGCACCCGGGCTGCCCCGTGTGCAATCTGCTGGTGCAGAAATCGGATCGGTATCTCGATTCCATCTTCTCCGAGATGCTCCTCAACCCCGAAACCCAACAGGCATTCCGGGAGCGGAGAGGGTTATGCGCGCTGCACAGCGCCAGGGCGACCGAATACATCGGTGGATCGCTGGAGATCGCCATGCTGTACACCGTCGGTCTCGAGGAAGTGGTCAACGCTTTTATGGCAGACTCGCCAAATGGAAATGGGGGTTGGCTGCAGAATTTCACCGCTCGCAGCCAGTCGGCCCTGGAAAATCATCTGGCCCCCAGCGGAGCGTGTGCGGTCTGCAGTTATATGGTGGAATGCGAGCAGCGCTATATCGAAACGCTGGGCAAGTACATCAGCGATCGAAAGCTGGAGAAGGCGTTCGAAGCGTCCGAAGGTCTTTGTCTGCCGCATTTTCGCATCGCACTTCGGGAGATCAACGAAGACCCCGCGAGAGATCTTCTGGTTGCGCTGCAGAAATCGATATGGACGGAGCTAAAAAGAGACCTCGATTCGTTCATCGCCAAGAGCAATTACCTGCACCAACATGAAATTAATCCGCGCGAAGGTGAAAGCTGGCGCCGCGTGATGCGCATTGCCGGAAAGAGCGGCGTCTTCGGCCCCGACCGATTCTGA
- a CDS encoding DUF4386 family protein, whose translation MKTTSAGSTDSHWKDLYKVGGATTIILELLIVLGGIAFVTWPYTPGSTPVREIYTTLQNDRLGGLMSLDFLLFLSNIIGVLLFLALYASLKQVNESYALIALVMGLLAAVFIVPARPMAELITLSDGYAAAATEAAKSQYLAAGEALLAQFDGTAYLANTFLGGASLLISSLLMLHGKIFSKATAYVGILTNLAVCLFFVPIVGTYFLFLCLPGYVIWYVQLGRTFFRLGRGAPLLLQND comes from the coding sequence ATGAAAACCACAAGTGCCGGTTCCACAGATTCCCACTGGAAGGATCTTTATAAAGTCGGCGGAGCCACCACCATCATCCTGGAACTCCTGATCGTCCTGGGAGGCATCGCCTTCGTCACCTGGCCCTACACTCCCGGATCAACTCCGGTGCGCGAAATCTATACGACGCTCCAAAATGACCGCCTGGGAGGATTGATGTCGCTCGATTTCTTGCTCTTCCTCAGCAACATCATCGGCGTCCTGCTCTTTCTGGCCCTGTACGCTTCGTTGAAACAAGTCAACGAATCCTACGCCTTGATCGCTTTGGTTATGGGGCTGCTGGCGGCCGTATTCATCGTTCCCGCCAGACCCATGGCGGAGCTCATCACGCTGAGTGACGGTTATGCAGCAGCGGCGACCGAAGCAGCGAAAAGCCAGTACCTGGCCGCCGGGGAGGCCTTGCTGGCGCAGTTCGACGGCACGGCCTATCTCGCCAACACCTTCCTGGGCGGAGCGTCGCTGCTCATCAGTTCGCTGTTGATGCTGCACGGCAAGATATTCAGCAAAGCGACGGCCTACGTCGGCATCCTCACCAATCTGGCCGTATGCCTCTTCTTCGTGCCCATCGTCGGGACGTACTTCTTGTTCCTATGTCTCCCCGGGTATGTAATCTGGTACGTTCAACTCGGGCGTACGTTTTTCCGACTCGGACGCGGCGCTCCGCTTCTGCTGCAGAACGACTGA
- a CDS encoding medium chain dehydrogenase/reductase family protein: protein MKYRHISVPKRGGPEVLQVVENDLRSPAAGEVRVKVLAAPVSLPDVEARYGRTPFPPKLPFVPGYAIVGDVDATGEGVTAAGIGERVAALTAYGGYSEYVYLSEAVLIPVPAAIDPVKAAPLILNYIVAYQTMHRSANISAGDKALIIGASGGIGTAFLQLGELAGLEMYGLASKGKHQILVEYGAVPIDYRTQDFVEVIRKEVPEGLDAVFDGIGGDYIRRGFSLLRRGGVFVGFANPISLSRTFRYLAWAALYTLLPNGKRVKYYGTGSSRLNRRPFLEDWAVLFKLLEEGKIDPIIMKTYPLLEAAQANALLESGQVVGNIVLVAPELLLKT, encoded by the coding sequence ATGAAATACAGACACATCAGCGTACCGAAACGAGGCGGACCCGAGGTCCTGCAGGTCGTCGAGAACGATCTGCGCTCGCCGGCGGCCGGTGAGGTGCGCGTCAAGGTGCTCGCTGCGCCCGTGAGTTTGCCGGACGTCGAAGCGCGCTATGGACGTACGCCGTTTCCTCCGAAGCTGCCCTTCGTACCCGGCTATGCCATCGTCGGTGACGTGGACGCGACGGGTGAAGGGGTCACCGCTGCCGGAATCGGGGAGCGTGTTGCGGCCTTGACGGCATACGGCGGCTACAGCGAGTACGTGTATCTCTCTGAAGCTGTTTTGATTCCCGTACCGGCCGCGATCGATCCGGTGAAAGCCGCTCCGCTCATCTTGAACTACATCGTCGCCTACCAGACCATGCACCGCAGCGCGAACATAAGTGCCGGCGACAAGGCGCTCATCATCGGTGCCAGCGGCGGGATCGGGACGGCGTTCTTGCAACTTGGTGAACTCGCCGGGCTCGAGATGTACGGCCTTGCTTCGAAAGGCAAGCATCAAATTCTCGTTGAATACGGCGCGGTTCCGATCGATTACCGTACGCAGGATTTCGTCGAGGTGATCCGCAAGGAGGTGCCCGAAGGTCTCGATGCGGTTTTCGATGGCATCGGCGGCGACTACATCCGGCGAGGGTTTTCACTGTTGCGGCGCGGCGGCGTTTTCGTCGGCTTTGCCAACCCGATCAGTCTTTCGCGCACGTTCCGCTATCTGGCCTGGGCCGCTCTTTACACGCTGCTGCCGAATGGAAAGCGTGTCAAGTACTATGGAACAGGCAGCTCTCGTCTCAACAGGCGCCCATTCCTGGAAGATTGGGCAGTGCTCTTTAAGCTGTTGGAAGAAGGCAAGATCGATCCGATCATCATGAAGACGTATCCGCTGCTGGAAGCAGCGCAGGCGAATGCGCTGTTGGAAAGCGGACAGGTCGTGGGGAACATCGTTCTCGTGGCGCCGGAATTGCTATTGAAAACATGA
- a CDS encoding LuxR C-terminal-related transcriptional regulator, which produces MSDLLTTKLKRPALPKKRVQRASLMAHLDNGLESGHQVILVSAPAGFGKTVCVSEWVDSLDRWPTAWLSLDAADDDPGRFFTYLIAALQEIDADIGGEIEGVLRAGQLPPVEIFSTTLIGDILRVENRFLLVLDDFQVIQDAYILHVLEDLISNLPPAFHLVLITREDPSLPLARLRANDKLSEIRAGDLRFSEKEADQFLNQSMELSLSTSDIRKLVDRTEGWIAGLHLAGLSIRDRENPSEFIANLSGSQRFILSYLTEEVLSRQPPEIQRFLVETSVLERLTGDLCDAVTGRKDSRALLEDLFSANLFLIPLDDRRHWYRYHALFADLLHDRLQDFDQESVAGLHQRASRWYARMDMPSEAIEHALAASDYAVAVRLIENHAMDMLMKWHIKTVDGWLQAIPQAWCAQSAEANLAFAWMYIQRGAYSLAAPYLSRLNELQSEGNFGDDDPILQAKWLALQIMLLNAQGKPAESLQLANRALALVLQDDGRVRSMIDLGLAGAYQQLDDYDNALKAFQRIIQYGETVGNSVYELLGISGLALMAIQHGQLHFTFEIVSRGIERMDRSGSLPPISTAVYGELGVVHYQWHQLEKAFEYFQRAIRVSELSGYSDAKVYYGVVLSRLHQLEGDLEAADQQIQSVSGLMRAEAPTVVREEALAQEIRIHLARNRLANAEAILAPLGFSFQDGFSYPEQEPARIVTPPTGALYTSAFRILLYRARTKQEMANLKTGIALADRIVEESMRRRYLLLGLELLLLRSQMHAAAGDIEKSTADTSRALELAEPEDFISIFIDEGTPLMEMLRTLLARGETGNASAAYVERIVAAFPESRGVEAADKPTAAQSVLVDPLSEREMEVLALIGEGLSNQEIAERLAITLHTVKKHTSNIYGKLGVNSRTQALARARQLGLF; this is translated from the coding sequence ATGTCTGATCTGTTGACGACGAAATTGAAGCGCCCCGCACTGCCCAAGAAACGGGTTCAACGCGCATCCTTGATGGCTCACCTGGATAACGGGCTGGAGTCCGGCCATCAGGTTATTCTCGTTTCCGCACCGGCAGGATTTGGTAAGACAGTCTGTGTCAGTGAGTGGGTCGATTCACTGGATCGTTGGCCTACGGCCTGGCTTTCCCTCGATGCGGCGGACGACGATCCCGGCCGCTTCTTCACGTACCTGATCGCTGCGCTGCAAGAAATCGACGCCGACATCGGGGGCGAGATCGAGGGCGTGCTGCGTGCAGGTCAGCTGCCGCCCGTCGAAATCTTCAGCACGACCCTGATCGGTGACATCCTCCGCGTCGAGAATCGGTTTCTGCTGGTGCTGGACGATTTCCAGGTGATCCAGGATGCATACATCCTGCATGTTTTGGAAGATTTGATTTCGAACCTTCCTCCGGCGTTTCACTTGGTTTTGATCACCCGGGAAGATCCATCCTTGCCGCTGGCCCGGCTGCGCGCAAACGACAAACTTAGCGAGATTCGCGCCGGCGATCTGCGCTTTTCGGAGAAGGAAGCGGATCAGTTCCTCAACCAATCAATGGAACTTTCCCTCTCAACAAGCGACATCCGCAAGCTGGTCGATCGTACCGAAGGATGGATTGCCGGCTTGCATCTCGCCGGTTTGTCGATCCGTGACAGAGAGAACCCATCTGAATTCATCGCTAATCTTAGCGGAAGTCAGCGCTTTATCTTGAGTTACCTGACCGAGGAAGTGCTCAGCCGGCAACCACCAGAAATCCAGCGCTTTTTGGTAGAGACGTCGGTTCTGGAACGTCTGACCGGGGATTTGTGTGATGCGGTCACAGGACGCAAGGACAGCCGCGCGTTACTGGAAGACCTGTTCAGCGCCAATCTGTTCCTGATCCCGCTGGATGACCGGCGGCACTGGTACCGCTACCACGCCCTGTTTGCCGATCTGCTGCACGATCGTCTGCAGGACTTCGATCAGGAATCCGTAGCCGGGCTTCATCAACGCGCCAGTCGATGGTACGCCCGGATGGACATGCCGAGCGAGGCCATCGAACACGCACTGGCTGCCAGCGATTATGCTGTTGCGGTACGCCTGATCGAAAATCACGCCATGGACATGCTCATGAAATGGCACATCAAAACGGTGGACGGCTGGCTGCAGGCGATTCCCCAAGCCTGGTGCGCACAAAGCGCGGAAGCCAACCTGGCTTTCGCCTGGATGTACATTCAACGCGGTGCGTATTCCCTGGCAGCGCCGTACCTGAGTCGATTAAACGAACTGCAGTCCGAAGGTAATTTTGGGGACGATGATCCCATTCTCCAGGCAAAGTGGCTCGCGCTGCAGATCATGCTGCTCAATGCACAGGGAAAGCCGGCTGAGAGTCTGCAATTGGCAAACCGGGCGCTGGCGCTCGTGCTCCAGGACGACGGACGCGTGCGCAGTATGATCGATTTGGGACTGGCCGGTGCCTACCAACAGCTCGACGATTACGACAATGCCCTGAAAGCCTTCCAGCGAATCATCCAATACGGCGAAACGGTGGGCAATTCGGTTTACGAACTTCTGGGCATTTCCGGGCTAGCCCTGATGGCCATCCAGCACGGCCAACTGCATTTCACCTTCGAGATCGTCTCTCGTGGAATCGAACGCATGGATCGTTCGGGGTCACTGCCCCCCATCAGCACCGCCGTGTACGGTGAACTCGGTGTGGTGCATTACCAATGGCACCAATTGGAAAAAGCGTTCGAATATTTCCAACGCGCCATCCGCGTGAGCGAGCTGAGCGGCTACAGCGATGCCAAGGTCTATTACGGTGTCGTGCTGTCCCGCCTGCATCAACTTGAAGGCGACCTGGAAGCCGCCGATCAACAGATCCAAAGCGTCTCGGGGTTGATGCGCGCGGAAGCGCCGACGGTGGTGCGGGAGGAAGCGTTGGCTCAGGAGATTCGCATCCACCTGGCCCGCAATCGCCTCGCCAATGCGGAAGCCATCCTGGCGCCCCTGGGCTTTTCTTTTCAGGACGGATTCAGCTATCCCGAGCAGGAACCCGCCCGGATCGTCACGCCGCCCACAGGGGCGCTTTACACCAGTGCATTTCGTATCCTGCTCTACCGGGCGAGGACCAAGCAGGAAATGGCAAACTTGAAGACCGGAATCGCGTTGGCGGACCGCATCGTCGAAGAATCGATGCGGCGTCGATACTTGCTTCTCGGATTGGAGCTGCTTCTGCTGCGCAGCCAGATGCACGCAGCTGCCGGCGATATTGAAAAAAGCACCGCCGATACGAGTCGGGCCCTGGAGTTAGCCGAGCCGGAAGATTTTATCAGCATCTTCATCGATGAGGGAACGCCGCTCATGGAGATGTTGAGGACCCTGCTGGCACGGGGCGAAACAGGAAACGCCAGCGCGGCGTACGTCGAACGTATCGTGGCCGCCTTCCCGGAGAGTCGAGGCGTTGAAGCTGCGGACAAACCCACAGCCGCACAATCCGTGTTGGTCGACCCGCTGAGCGAGCGTGAAATGGAAGTTCTGGCGTTGATCGGCGAAGGTCTATCCAACCAGGAAATCGCCGAACGCCTGGCGATCACGTTGCACACGGTGAAAAAACATACCAGCAACATCTACGGAAAACTGGGGGTAAACAGCCGCACGCAGGCGCTCGCCCGGGCGCGCCAGTTGGGTCTGTTCTGA
- a CDS encoding DUF4386 family protein, with protein MPQKNPENNIFTEKQWKPLYRAGAIAPLIALATYVIEIIGVILAGDPYPTSSLQWFTLFADNKLIGLLALNVFDVVSIALLGVMFLALYMALRRGNESIGLIAAFFALLGITVFVASRADMGSTMLKLSEEYAAATSQIQKDQLLAVGQALAAPVRATIDTMGYFFIAAASMLISVVILRSGIFNKATAYVGILGFVITLVSRLSLVFETSLPEMLLPVGGLIWLIWWVLVSRGLFRLARESR; from the coding sequence GTGCCACAAAAAAACCCTGAAAACAACATTTTCACAGAAAAACAATGGAAACCACTCTACCGGGCCGGTGCGATTGCCCCGCTGATTGCGCTGGCCACATACGTGATCGAGATCATCGGCGTAATTCTGGCCGGTGATCCTTACCCGACAAGTTCGCTGCAATGGTTCACTTTGTTCGCGGACAATAAGCTGATCGGTTTGCTGGCGCTGAACGTGTTCGACGTGGTTTCCATCGCCCTGCTCGGTGTCATGTTCCTGGCGCTCTACATGGCGCTGAGGCGAGGGAACGAGTCGATCGGGTTGATTGCCGCGTTCTTCGCCCTACTGGGCATCACCGTATTCGTCGCCTCGCGCGCCGATATGGGATCCACGATGCTCAAACTCAGCGAGGAATACGCGGCAGCAACGTCACAAATACAAAAGGACCAGTTACTGGCAGTAGGACAGGCGCTGGCGGCTCCCGTACGGGCCACGATCGACACGATGGGGTACTTCTTTATCGCCGCCGCCAGCATGCTCATATCAGTCGTCATCCTGCGCAGCGGGATTTTCAATAAGGCAACAGCTTATGTGGGCATACTCGGATTTGTGATCACCCTCGTTTCCCGTCTCAGCCTCGTCTTTGAGACATCGCTGCCGGAGATGCTCCTGCCTGTCGGTGGACTGATCTGGTTGATCTGGTGGGTCTTGGTCAGCCGCGGTCTTTTCCGGCTGGCACGGGAGAGTCGCTAA
- a CDS encoding major facilitator superfamily domain-containing protein 6, whose product MKKIWPFGFNFILFASTAFVSPFIVLYYQRLGFSGAQIGILTGITPLVTFFVAPLWSALADATRRHHLIMSLAILLGIAMLVVYPLATTFAPILIIAILLNTFFAPISPFVDSATIYMLGDQKELYGRVRVGGSIGYGLAAALSGTVVESYGLKFAFWGFAGLFFLNFFISRKLMYGPIEDNVPVGERDRVLLTNPHWVLFLIVAFAGGLSLAALNNFFFPYMSELGASESTMGLALTVGTISEIPIVFFSNRLVNRLGSYRLLILSMVLTSLRMFLFAVSTSPSFTLIVQLLNGITFPTMWVAGVSYANENAPAVAT is encoded by the coding sequence ATGAAGAAAATCTGGCCGTTTGGCTTTAATTTCATACTCTTTGCGTCCACGGCGTTTGTATCGCCGTTCATCGTACTTTATTACCAGAGACTGGGATTCAGCGGTGCACAAATCGGCATACTGACGGGCATCACGCCACTGGTTACGTTTTTTGTCGCTCCACTGTGGTCCGCACTCGCCGATGCGACGCGCCGGCACCACTTGATCATGAGTCTGGCAATCCTGCTGGGGATCGCGATGCTGGTCGTATATCCACTGGCAACGACATTCGCGCCGATTCTGATTATCGCCATTCTGCTCAACACGTTCTTCGCCCCGATCTCGCCTTTCGTGGACAGTGCTACGATCTACATGCTGGGCGACCAAAAAGAACTCTACGGTCGAGTTCGTGTCGGCGGTTCGATTGGCTATGGATTGGCCGCAGCTCTGTCAGGAACAGTCGTCGAAAGTTATGGATTGAAGTTCGCCTTCTGGGGCTTCGCCGGCTTGTTCTTCTTGAATTTTTTCATCAGCCGGAAATTAATGTATGGACCAATAGAGGACAACGTTCCCGTTGGGGAAAGAGACCGTGTGCTGCTTACCAATCCACACTGGGTTCTGTTTTTGATTGTGGCCTTTGCAGGAGGATTGTCGCTCGCCGCGCTGAATAACTTCTTCTTTCCCTACATGAGTGAACTGGGTGCGTCTGAATCTACCATGGGACTTGCCCTGACGGTGGGCACGATCTCGGAAATTCCGATCGTGTTCTTCAGCAATCGACTCGTCAATCGACTCGGATCGTATCGGCTGTTGATTTTGTCGATGGTACTGACCTCCTTGCGCATGTTCCTCTTCGCGGTATCCACATCTCCATCTTTCACCTTGATTGTCCAGCTTCTGAATGGGATTACCTTTCCCACGATGTGGGTGGCAGGAGTGTCCTACGCCAACGAAAATGCGCCGGCGGTCGCAACTTGA
- a CDS encoding type II CAAX endopeptidase family protein: protein MDTTLLRPIWARIFRRAWFLNLVLFLILAGIRCWGLFGPTETRMLVMLNFLLMWCFPFVFYSRSGRRAVGLNRIQDFRWLYRGMFFAALASLIIFFIGYELYGLGADNWYISLRDSFDIDAASKQLPRVQLFLLYTVPAIVFSPVGEEFFFRGMIHAAVEKRLGGRAATVVNAAAFSSVHLLHHGIRQASTGLPFTWVSGALWFMMMMGLSWFLTQCRTQGGSIWPAVAAHAAFNLVTNVTIFWVLL from the coding sequence ATGGACACGACGCTCCTGCGTCCGATATGGGCGCGCATCTTTCGGCGCGCCTGGTTTTTGAATCTCGTCTTGTTCTTGATCCTGGCCGGCATCCGCTGTTGGGGCTTGTTCGGGCCAACTGAGACACGCATGCTCGTCATGCTGAATTTCCTGTTGATGTGGTGCTTTCCGTTCGTCTTCTACTCCAGATCCGGACGCAGGGCTGTGGGTTTGAATCGCATACAAGATTTCCGCTGGCTTTATCGGGGGATGTTTTTTGCCGCGCTGGCGTCGCTGATTATCTTTTTCATCGGCTATGAATTGTATGGCCTTGGAGCCGATAATTGGTATATCAGCCTTCGAGATTCGTTTGACATCGATGCTGCGTCAAAGCAACTTCCACGTGTACAGCTATTTCTGCTGTACACGGTCCCCGCAATCGTTTTTAGCCCCGTCGGGGAGGAGTTCTTTTTCCGCGGAATGATCCATGCCGCCGTTGAGAAGCGGCTGGGAGGAAGAGCGGCGACAGTGGTTAATGCGGCTGCTTTCAGCAGCGTACATCTTTTGCATCATGGTATCCGCCAGGCGTCTACAGGCTTGCCGTTCACCTGGGTCTCGGGGGCGTTGTGGTTTATGATGATGATGGGATTGAGCTGGTTTCTGACGCAATGCCGTACGCAGGGTGGTTCGATATGGCCTGCCGTTGCGGCCCACGCCGCGTTCAATCTGGTCACGAACGTGACGATTTTCTGGGTGCTGCTCTAG
- a CDS encoding CBS domain-containing protein has protein sequence MITVRQLLESKGFDVWSVPPEASIFTALKLMAEKDVGALLVMENRKLVGIFSERDYAREVAAGGSASMEKLVRDIMTRNVYSLSPADNIQAAMSLMTEERIRHLPVVETGEVVGVISIGDVVKSTIEQQEFMIAQLENYITGTR, from the coding sequence ATGATTACTGTCCGTCAATTGCTCGAATCCAAGGGGTTTGACGTCTGGTCCGTGCCGCCTGAGGCGTCGATTTTCACGGCGCTTAAGTTGATGGCCGAAAAAGACGTCGGCGCACTCCTGGTGATGGAAAACCGGAAACTCGTCGGCATTTTCTCCGAGCGCGATTACGCCCGTGAAGTGGCCGCCGGCGGGAGTGCTTCGATGGAGAAGCTCGTCCGTGACATCATGACCCGGAACGTTTATTCCCTCTCACCCGCCGACAACATCCAGGCCGCAATGTCTCTCATGACCGAAGAGCGAATCCGCCATTTGCCCGTCGTCGAAACGGGCGAGGTGGTCGGCGTGATCTCGATCGGCGACGTGGTCAAGAGCACGATCGAGCAGCAAGAGTTCATGATCGCTCAATTGGAAAATTACATAACTGGCACACGTTGA
- a CDS encoding DUF4386 family protein, with the protein MTKTNQENRISQWKSLYKIAGISVLLMISIVPIQIAIFSIVPPPSTALGWFELFQDNALLGLLSFEVLFIVYGALAIPLSLALYAALRRTDPALMALYLALTIAGSAALFSARPALEMLHLSHQFAAATTEAQRVMYLSAGEGLLAIFHGTSYMVSYLLGSITGLILSIVMLRSQIFSRATAYVRIVSSVFDLGLFLPVVGMYVSAFSAVLLFVWNIMIARRIFQLGKSTPAGPSLPA; encoded by the coding sequence ATGACCAAAACAAATCAAGAAAACCGTATCTCACAATGGAAATCACTCTACAAGATCGCGGGGATTTCCGTTCTGCTGATGATCTCGATCGTCCCGATACAGATCGCAATCTTCAGCATAGTCCCACCACCGAGCACAGCGCTGGGTTGGTTCGAGTTGTTTCAAGACAATGCGCTGCTGGGTCTGTTGTCCTTCGAAGTGCTTTTTATCGTCTACGGCGCTCTCGCCATACCTCTCTCGCTCGCCCTGTACGCCGCCCTGCGGCGCACCGATCCTGCTTTGATGGCCTTGTATCTCGCGCTGACCATTGCGGGGTCTGCGGCGCTTTTCTCGGCCAGGCCCGCCCTCGAAATGCTGCACCTTAGCCATCAATTCGCGGCGGCCACCACTGAAGCGCAGCGCGTCATGTATCTATCGGCAGGAGAAGGGCTCCTGGCGATATTTCACGGAACCAGTTACATGGTCAGTTACCTGCTGGGGTCGATCACGGGCCTGATCCTCTCCATCGTCATGCTGCGCAGCCAGATCTTCAGCCGGGCAACGGCGTACGTGCGCATCGTCTCCAGCGTCTTCGACCTCGGCTTGTTTCTGCCCGTCGTGGGCATGTACGTTTCGGCCTTCTCGGCCGTGCTGCTGTTCGTGTGGAACATCATGATCGCACGCAGGATCTTCCAACTGGGGAAAAGCACACCGGCAGGACCGTCACTGCCCGCATGA